A single region of the Marinobacter nanhaiticus D15-8W genome encodes:
- a CDS encoding tyrosine-type recombinase/integrase, translating to MAVKNCELPRSADSADKTIQKLKPSDSDQYFKDPIVSGLVLRIPPSGRKIWHLRYQADVGKLSKVGRKFTFGDFGEGMKTRQAREIAESWRVRIRQGDDPLEERRRIQEQRKEERKRAELELRSQKTLNDVAAVFARKLANPVSGHKDRGAAAMAVLNNHLLNLYGEMPIKQFRREHLFDAVDAVLARGHNTMANVVLTTSKTLFRFAVNREYLEFSPIDVVSKRDVGGPDQIRERVLCATQFKEDELHELFVMLPDSGLALSNQLAICLLLGTGCRVGELFKASWSHVDLEGRRWVIPSENSKNKDPIAVHLSDYTHRLFKQLHELSGHTDWLFPGRTEERGHIDPKSFSKQIGERQAGPMAKPRKGRTKHHSSLILPGGHWTVHDLRRTAATHMQMLGIAPHVIDECQNHRSGSTVRRRYQHGLYYHDMVIAWDLLGRSLLSLSQPSAVAKLMASLEHIPEPTESERLAMARQYSGSFGYAPSPRA from the coding sequence ATGGCTGTAAAAAATTGCGAGCTCCCTCGCAGCGCTGACTCAGCAGATAAAACCATTCAGAAGCTGAAGCCTAGCGACAGTGACCAGTACTTTAAGGATCCAATCGTCTCTGGCCTGGTCCTGAGAATTCCCCCGTCAGGTCGCAAGATTTGGCATCTTCGCTATCAAGCTGATGTGGGTAAATTGTCCAAAGTCGGCCGAAAATTCACTTTTGGGGATTTTGGCGAAGGCATGAAAACTCGGCAAGCGCGCGAAATCGCAGAAAGTTGGCGAGTGCGAATCCGGCAGGGAGACGATCCGCTCGAAGAGCGGCGTCGCATCCAGGAGCAGCGCAAAGAAGAACGAAAGAGAGCAGAGTTGGAGTTGCGTTCTCAAAAAACGTTGAACGATGTGGCTGCCGTATTCGCTCGGAAATTGGCTAATCCGGTAAGCGGCCACAAAGACCGTGGGGCCGCGGCTATGGCTGTGCTGAACAACCATCTGCTGAATCTCTACGGTGAGATGCCAATCAAACAATTCCGGCGAGAGCATCTTTTCGATGCCGTAGACGCGGTGTTGGCACGCGGCCATAACACCATGGCAAACGTCGTGCTGACAACAAGCAAAACGCTGTTCCGGTTCGCCGTGAACAGGGAATACCTTGAGTTCTCCCCGATTGATGTTGTCAGCAAGCGAGACGTTGGGGGCCCCGATCAAATCCGGGAGCGTGTTTTGTGCGCCACGCAGTTCAAAGAAGATGAACTGCACGAACTGTTCGTAATGCTCCCAGATTCTGGGCTGGCTCTGAGTAACCAGCTTGCTATTTGTTTGTTGCTTGGAACCGGTTGCCGGGTGGGTGAGCTTTTTAAAGCCTCTTGGTCCCATGTGGACCTTGAAGGACGAAGATGGGTTATCCCCAGTGAAAACTCAAAGAACAAAGACCCTATCGCCGTCCATCTTTCAGACTACACGCACCGCCTATTCAAACAATTGCATGAGCTTAGTGGTCATACCGACTGGCTATTTCCTGGACGAACGGAGGAACGCGGCCACATCGATCCAAAATCGTTCAGTAAACAAATCGGCGAACGTCAGGCTGGCCCTATGGCGAAGCCGCGTAAAGGTCGGACGAAGCACCACTCCAGCCTGATTTTGCCTGGTGGTCATTGGACCGTACACGATCTTCGTCGAACGGCCGCTACTCACATGCAGATGCTTGGCATTGCGCCGCATGTTATCGACGAATGCCAGAACCATCGCTCAGGCAGCACGGTTCGCCGTCGCTATCAGCATGGATTGTACTACCACGATATGGTGATTGCGTGGGACCTGCTCGGTCGATCTCTCTTATCCCTGAGTCAGCCATCAGCTGTAGCGAAGCTCATGGCGTCTCTGGAGCATATTCCGGAGCCGACAGAGTCTGAACGCTTGGCTATGGCTAGACAGTATTCAGGCTCCTTTGGCTACGCGCCAAGTCCGCGGGCCTAA
- the tnpA gene encoding IS66 family insertion sequence element accessory protein TnpA, producing the protein MRKHRTPEQWQTLVDQQRASGLSAPQFCKQEKIGYASFCNWRKRLSDPSTDESSGPGEADFLDLSSLMGNSPSSGPGWNIVLSLGNGVELRLSQNG; encoded by the coding sequence ATGAGAAAGCACCGTACTCCAGAACAGTGGCAGACCCTGGTTGATCAGCAGCGCGCCAGCGGCTTGTCAGCACCGCAGTTTTGTAAACAGGAGAAGATCGGTTACGCCAGCTTCTGTAACTGGCGCAAGCGCCTGTCCGACCCGTCGACTGATGAGTCGTCAGGTCCCGGTGAAGCCGATTTTCTGGATCTCTCGTCGTTGATGGGCAACTCTCCATCCTCCGGCCCCGGCTGGAACATTGTGCTCAGCCTGGGCAACGGCGTGGAACTGCGGCTGAGCCAGAACGGATGA
- the tnpB gene encoding IS66 family insertion sequence element accessory protein TnpB (TnpB, as the term is used for proteins encoded by IS66 family insertion elements, is considered an accessory protein, since TnpC, encoded by a neighboring gene, is a DDE family transposase.), which produces MIGLDSQARIWLCTEPTDMRKSFRGLSALVRNQLKHDPLSGQYFVFVNRRKTQMKMLYFTTTGYCLWAKRLEQGQFRVPLSASGQRALTLTDLQLLIDGIEVQKYRQFKRFRGV; this is translated from the coding sequence ATGATCGGGCTCGATAGTCAGGCCCGGATCTGGCTGTGCACTGAGCCCACCGATATGCGCAAATCGTTCCGGGGCCTGAGCGCCCTGGTCCGGAATCAGTTGAAGCACGACCCGCTCAGCGGCCAGTATTTCGTCTTCGTCAATCGCCGTAAAACTCAGATGAAGATGCTGTATTTTACGACCACTGGTTACTGCCTGTGGGCCAAACGCCTGGAGCAGGGACAGTTCCGGGTGCCTTTATCTGCCTCCGGTCAGCGAGCCCTGACGCTGACGGATCTGCAACTGCTGATCGATGGCATTGAGGTGCAGAAATACCGCCAGTTCAAGCGTTTTCGAGGGGTATAG
- the tnpC gene encoding IS66 family transposase, whose protein sequence is MNSTASAPSPNASSSSALAEENALLREQVQTLQRQLDWFKKQLFGPKSEKQAFDLPGQNSLFQEGDAPVPENPPEEKKRTVKAYQRGTGKKQRDDDCLNDTGLRFTADVPVEVIEHLPPELTGPEADQYEVIGSKTTYRLAQRASSYVVLKCERPVFRRKGTEKLITTPAPFNVLDNSLADVSLLAGLLVDKFQFHLPLYRQHQRIQQAGITVSRSTLTNLVKRAIDLLRPIVDAQTDNVLRSRVLAMDETPIKAGHQGRAGPQKGKMKSGWFWPLYGDADEVVFTYSNSRGRAHIEEVLSESFSGTLISDGYAAYARYAAAQENVTHAQCWVHSRRYFIEAQKDHPEIVTDALQQIATVYRNEEAIKTQGLTGEKKRQYRLDHSKPVVSDFFQWCRDQLAQGGLVPSDSLTKALNYVLSREASLTVFLEDPDVQPDTNHLERALRPIPMGKKNWMFCWTELGAEHLGVIQSLISTCKLHDITPYTYLVDVLQRISQHPAREVSDLTPRLWKPRFADNPLRALIDPRHPDRQNKQPEANVRAH, encoded by the coding sequence ATGAATTCAACGGCTTCTGCTCCTTCTCCCAATGCATCGTCCTCCTCGGCTCTGGCCGAGGAGAATGCACTGCTGCGTGAGCAGGTCCAGACCCTTCAGCGCCAGCTGGACTGGTTCAAGAAGCAGCTGTTCGGCCCCAAATCCGAGAAGCAGGCATTTGACCTGCCGGGCCAGAACAGCCTGTTCCAGGAAGGCGATGCACCGGTTCCGGAGAACCCACCGGAAGAGAAAAAGCGCACGGTTAAAGCCTATCAGCGTGGTACCGGTAAGAAGCAGCGGGACGACGACTGCCTGAACGACACCGGCCTGCGCTTCACCGCCGATGTGCCGGTGGAGGTCATTGAACACCTGCCACCGGAACTGACCGGGCCGGAGGCTGACCAGTACGAAGTGATCGGCAGCAAGACCACCTACCGGCTGGCCCAGCGGGCCTCCAGCTATGTGGTGCTTAAGTGCGAACGCCCGGTGTTCCGGCGCAAGGGCACCGAGAAGCTCATCACGACACCGGCTCCGTTCAACGTGCTGGACAACAGCCTGGCCGATGTCAGCCTGCTGGCCGGGTTGCTGGTGGACAAATTCCAGTTCCATCTGCCGCTGTATCGCCAGCACCAGCGTATCCAACAGGCCGGTATCACCGTCAGTCGCAGCACTCTGACCAATCTGGTCAAGCGTGCCATCGACCTGCTGCGCCCCATTGTGGATGCCCAGACCGACAACGTACTGCGCAGTCGGGTACTGGCCATGGACGAAACGCCCATCAAGGCCGGTCATCAGGGCCGGGCCGGCCCGCAAAAGGGCAAGATGAAATCCGGCTGGTTCTGGCCGCTGTATGGCGATGCCGACGAGGTGGTGTTCACTTACTCTAACAGCCGTGGGCGTGCCCATATCGAAGAAGTACTCAGCGAATCGTTCAGCGGCACCCTGATCAGTGACGGCTACGCGGCCTATGCCCGTTATGCCGCCGCCCAGGAAAACGTCACCCATGCCCAATGCTGGGTGCACAGTCGCCGTTACTTTATCGAGGCGCAGAAGGATCATCCGGAGATAGTCACCGACGCGCTGCAACAGATCGCCACGGTGTACCGGAATGAAGAGGCCATCAAAACCCAGGGGCTGACTGGCGAGAAGAAACGCCAGTACCGGTTGGATCACTCGAAACCGGTGGTCAGCGACTTCTTCCAGTGGTGCCGGGATCAGTTGGCGCAAGGCGGCCTCGTGCCCAGCGATTCGCTGACCAAAGCCCTGAACTACGTGCTCAGCCGTGAAGCGAGCCTGACCGTGTTCCTGGAAGACCCGGATGTGCAGCCAGACACCAACCACCTGGAACGAGCACTACGCCCCATTCCAATGGGCAAGAAAAACTGGATGTTCTGCTGGACCGAACTGGGCGCGGAACACCTGGGCGTCATCCAGAGCCTGATCAGCACCTGCAAGCTGCACGATATTACCCCGTACACGTATCTGGTGGACGTGCTGCAACGTATCAGCCAGCACCCGGCCCGTGAAGTCAGCGACCTGACGCCCCGACTCTGGAAACCCCGGTTCGCCGACAATCCGCTACGGGCGCTGATCGACCCACGCCACCCTGACCGACAGAACAAACAGCCGGAGGCCAACGTCCGTGCGCATTGA
- a CDS encoding helix-turn-helix transcriptional regulator → MFWTDVQVGNHYGVSRHTIWRWVREGKFPPPKKLSSGSTRWHVSDINRFDDQILQSDMHMIATK, encoded by the coding sequence ATGTTTTGGACAGACGTACAGGTTGGAAATCACTACGGGGTGTCGCGGCACACCATCTGGCGCTGGGTTCGGGAGGGCAAATTCCCACCGCCAAAAAAATTGAGCTCCGGTTCGACCCGCTGGCATGTGTCTGACATTAATCGCTTCGACGACCAGATCTTGCAGAGCGATATGCATATGATTGCCACCAAATAG
- a CDS encoding SIR2 family NAD-dependent protein deacylase → MVSRKKVVVFTGAGISAESGLSTYRGSEGIWSNWNQLEVASFGGWKKDRGKVLEYWNQRKRVVENAKPNKAHEALVALELKFDVTVITQNIDDLHEKAGSTHINKSRQRVGPRQRQTRPVEEAFWESLN, encoded by the coding sequence GTGGTCTCCCGGAAGAAGGTCGTTGTGTTCACCGGGGCTGGAATCAGCGCCGAGAGTGGATTAAGCACTTATCGAGGTAGCGAGGGCATCTGGAGCAACTGGAATCAGCTTGAGGTTGCTTCTTTTGGAGGTTGGAAAAAAGATCGCGGAAAGGTGCTCGAATACTGGAATCAAAGGAAGCGTGTTGTCGAGAACGCTAAACCGAACAAAGCACACGAGGCCCTGGTAGCTCTAGAATTAAAATTCGATGTAACGGTGATCACGCAGAACATCGATGACCTCCACGAAAAGGCAGGCTCAACCCACATCAACAAAAGTCGACAACGCGTTGGTCCACGCCAGCGCCAAACCCGACCGGTTGAAGAAGCCTTTTGGGAGAGCTTGAACTAA
- a CDS encoding c-type cytochrome: protein MAKGNGTRKYSALALSALMLSGCMDGHNSRYSVDNWPASFSSEGERLYFTGVSSSGERIRPVGGNHHMQMHGGGCATCHGSEKEGGAIMWPRFWVMAPALTDAALQSEHDDGHNHASYDESSLKKAIVNGIGPDGEPLHATMPRWKISEESLNALVHYLMGEHSH, encoded by the coding sequence ATGGCTAAAGGCAATGGAACCAGAAAATATTCAGCACTGGCCTTGAGCGCGTTGATGTTATCCGGATGCATGGATGGTCACAACAGTCGCTACAGCGTCGACAACTGGCCAGCCAGTTTCAGCAGCGAAGGGGAACGCCTCTATTTCACTGGCGTTTCCAGCTCCGGTGAGAGGATCCGCCCGGTTGGCGGAAACCATCATATGCAGATGCACGGGGGCGGTTGTGCCACCTGCCATGGTTCTGAAAAGGAAGGCGGCGCCATCATGTGGCCGCGTTTCTGGGTGATGGCTCCGGCTTTAACCGACGCGGCGCTGCAGAGCGAACACGATGACGGCCACAACCATGCCTCTTATGACGAGTCATCGCTAAAAAAGGCCATCGTGAACGGTATTGGCCCCGATGGTGAGCCATTGCACGCTACGATGCCACGATGGAAAATTTCGGAGGAAAGCTTGAACGCGCTGGTTCACTATCTGATGGGTGAGCATTCGCATTGA
- the merA gene encoding mercury(II) reductase, which yields MTPATRATSKLQGVSPVKNDNKLHIAVIGSGGAAMAAALKATECGARVTLIERGTVGGTCVNVGCVPSKIMIRAAHIAHLRKESPFDAGISATAPEVDRAKLLQQQQARVEELRDTKYEKILRGHKDITVLNGEARFLGTNSLVVTLAEGGEKTVHFDRAFIGTGARPAEPPITGLAATPYLTSTSALTLDTGPKRLIVIGAGFVALELAQAFARLGSKVTVLARSRVLSSEDPAIGEAIAGAFNREGIEVLSQTLPSNVDYSDNEFIVETPAGTLRADQLLVATGRTPNTEALNLASIGVETSRDAIQVDEHLQTTVPGIYAAGDCTNQPQFVYVAAAGGSRAAINMTEGEAKLDFSAMPGVMFTDPQVATVGLSEAEAVARGYSVDTRLLDLENVPRALVNFDTQGFIKMVAERNSGRLLGVQIVAAEGGEIIQTAVMALRAGLTVQEIGDDLFPYLTMVEGFKLCAQTFTKDVKQLSCCAG from the coding sequence ATGACGCCAGCTACGAGAGCAACTTCAAAGCTCCAAGGAGTTTCCCCAGTGAAAAATGACAACAAACTGCATATTGCGGTAATCGGCAGTGGTGGTGCCGCCATGGCGGCTGCCCTGAAGGCGACTGAATGCGGTGCCCGCGTCACCCTGATTGAACGTGGGACTGTCGGTGGCACCTGCGTAAATGTTGGCTGCGTGCCATCGAAGATTATGATTCGTGCAGCACATATCGCGCACCTGCGAAAAGAAAGCCCGTTTGACGCGGGCATCAGTGCTACGGCTCCTGAGGTAGACCGAGCGAAACTGCTTCAGCAACAGCAGGCACGGGTGGAGGAGCTGCGTGATACCAAGTACGAAAAAATACTTCGAGGACACAAGGACATCACAGTCCTGAACGGTGAGGCCCGGTTTCTCGGCACAAATAGCCTGGTAGTCACGTTGGCTGAGGGTGGTGAAAAAACGGTTCATTTTGATCGCGCCTTTATTGGAACCGGAGCCAGACCGGCAGAGCCACCAATTACGGGGCTGGCAGCCACCCCTTACCTGACATCAACCAGTGCCTTGACGCTGGATACCGGCCCCAAACGGCTGATCGTAATTGGTGCCGGTTTCGTTGCCTTGGAATTGGCTCAGGCGTTCGCCAGACTCGGTAGCAAGGTTACCGTTTTGGCCCGGAGCCGTGTGTTGTCCAGTGAAGATCCCGCGATCGGAGAGGCCATAGCGGGAGCGTTTAATCGGGAAGGTATTGAGGTGCTTAGCCAGACCCTGCCCAGCAACGTGGACTATAGCGACAACGAGTTCATCGTCGAGACGCCTGCCGGCACCTTACGAGCCGATCAGCTGCTGGTGGCGACCGGTCGAACTCCCAATACCGAGGCCCTGAACCTGGCGAGCATTGGCGTGGAAACCTCACGCGACGCAATTCAGGTGGATGAGCATCTGCAAACCACGGTCCCCGGAATATACGCTGCCGGAGACTGCACCAATCAACCGCAGTTTGTCTATGTCGCCGCTGCCGGAGGCAGTCGGGCCGCCATCAACATGACGGAAGGCGAGGCCAAACTCGACTTCAGTGCCATGCCTGGGGTCATGTTTACCGATCCTCAAGTCGCCACCGTTGGCCTCTCTGAAGCCGAAGCAGTTGCTCGGGGTTATAGCGTGGACACCAGGCTGCTCGACTTGGAAAACGTGCCGCGTGCGCTAGTAAACTTTGACACCCAAGGATTTATTAAGATGGTGGCAGAGCGCAACTCAGGCCGTTTGCTTGGGGTGCAGATTGTCGCAGCGGAAGGCGGTGAAATTATCCAAACGGCAGTGATGGCGTTACGAGCAGGTTTGACCGTTCAGGAAATCGGCGATGACTTGTTCCCTTATCTGACCATGGTTGAAGGATTCAAGCTCTGTGCGCAAACGTTCACCAAGGACGTAAAACAGTTGTCCTGCTGTGCCGGTTAA
- the merF gene encoding mercury resistance system transport protein MerF, with the protein MKNPKNLLRVGIVGTILVALCCFTPILVILMSTVGLAALTGYLDYVLLPALAVFIGLTVYAFWRKKHYDASYESNFKAPRSFPSEK; encoded by the coding sequence ATGAAGAATCCGAAGAACTTGCTCAGGGTCGGCATAGTAGGGACTATTCTGGTTGCACTATGCTGCTTCACACCGATTCTGGTCATTCTGATGTCCACCGTGGGACTGGCCGCCCTGACGGGCTATCTCGACTATGTGCTTCTTCCGGCACTGGCGGTATTCATCGGCCTTACGGTCTATGCGTTCTGGCGGAAAAAGCACTATGACGCCAGCTACGAGAGCAACTTCAAAGCTCCAAGGAGTTTCCCCAGTGAAAAATGA
- the merP gene encoding mercury resistance system periplasmic binding protein MerP → MRKQFVLAMFLTLLSMSSWAASQTVTLSVPDMTCSACPITVKLALSKVEGVSQVSVGYPDRETVVTFDDALTSIEELTEATRDAGYPSTPTASEATPEGQ, encoded by the coding sequence ATGCGTAAACAGTTTGTACTTGCCATGTTTCTCACTTTGCTCAGCATGTCCTCCTGGGCTGCGTCTCAAACAGTGACGCTCTCGGTGCCTGACATGACCTGTTCCGCCTGTCCGATCACCGTCAAGCTGGCCTTAAGTAAAGTGGAAGGGGTGTCGCAAGTTTCCGTGGGCTACCCTGATCGAGAAACCGTCGTCACCTTTGACGATGCGCTTACTTCCATAGAGGAACTCACCGAGGCTACGAGGGACGCTGGTTACCCCTCCACTCCCACGGCCTCAGAGGCGACCCCGGAGGGGCAATGA
- the merT gene encoding mercuric ion transporter MerT, protein MSTFKSKSGGASLAVGGMAGILASACCLGPLVLITLGVSGAWIGNLTALEPYRPLFIGAAIVAMLFAWRRIYRPVEQCSPGETCAIPQVRKTYKVIFWVVTALVLVALVFPYILPLFY, encoded by the coding sequence ATGTCGACATTCAAATCTAAATCCGGAGGTGCTTCTCTCGCTGTCGGGGGGATGGCTGGAATTCTCGCCTCGGCTTGCTGTCTCGGGCCATTGGTACTTATCACTCTGGGCGTTTCCGGTGCCTGGATCGGCAACCTGACAGCTTTGGAGCCCTATCGACCGCTGTTCATTGGCGCGGCCATCGTCGCCATGTTATTTGCCTGGCGACGAATTTACCGCCCTGTAGAGCAATGCTCACCCGGTGAAACGTGTGCGATCCCTCAAGTCCGAAAGACTTATAAGGTGATCTTTTGGGTAGTTACGGCTCTGGTACTGGTCGCTTTAGTGTTCCCTTACATTTTGCCTCTGTTCTACTAA
- the merR gene encoding Hg(II)-responsive transcriptional regulator, which yields MLDKANSLTIGGLAKAANVNVETIRYYQRRGLLSEPKRPPGGIRRYGSADIDRLTFVKTAQQLGFSLDEISDLLRLEDGTHCEEASALAEHKLKDVREKIERLVKIEKALSEMVSQCHAQPDSIACPLIASLHEGGIGTRGQKG from the coding sequence ATGTTGGATAAAGCTAATTCACTGACTATTGGCGGCTTAGCCAAGGCGGCCAATGTAAATGTCGAGACGATCCGCTATTACCAGCGGCGAGGTCTTTTGTCGGAACCCAAGCGGCCTCCGGGTGGTATTCGACGCTACGGTTCCGCCGATATTGATCGGCTGACATTTGTTAAAACGGCGCAGCAGCTGGGTTTCAGTCTCGACGAGATAAGCGATCTTCTGCGGCTGGAAGACGGCACCCACTGTGAAGAAGCCAGTGCGCTCGCCGAGCACAAGCTGAAGGATGTGCGTGAAAAGATCGAAAGGCTGGTGAAAATTGAGAAGGCTCTGAGCGAAATGGTCAGTCAATGCCACGCACAGCCGGACAGCATCGCGTGCCCGCTCATTGCTTCGTTACATGAGGGAGGTATTGGGACAAGAGGCCAAAAGGGTTAG
- a CDS encoding class I SAM-dependent methyltransferase: protein MCYPQGIRAYFRRSPHLRSGLRVLDAGCGSGIATLALRDALLSKGIVPGSLQAFDLTPAMLDRFRSKLQKRAIHNVDIAQADVLDSQGLPAEWGNYDLIVAASMFEYLPTERLSEGFRALRLRLKPDGKFVLFITRRNWLTRPLIGRWWQANLYSKQELEEALQKAGFTSVTFSQFPMPYRFLSLWGYIIEAKN, encoded by the coding sequence GTGTGCTACCCCCAGGGTATCCGCGCGTACTTCCGTCGCTCGCCACACCTTCGGTCAGGCCTTCGTGTGCTTGATGCCGGGTGCGGTTCTGGAATCGCAACGCTCGCTCTTAGAGACGCGTTGCTTAGCAAGGGCATAGTGCCTGGTTCGCTTCAGGCCTTCGATCTGACGCCGGCGATGCTTGATCGCTTTCGTTCCAAGCTTCAAAAGCGTGCTATCCACAACGTCGACATTGCACAGGCAGATGTGCTCGACTCTCAGGGCTTGCCGGCTGAATGGGGCAATTACGATCTAATCGTTGCGGCATCGATGTTCGAGTACCTTCCAACAGAACGTTTGAGCGAAGGATTTCGAGCGCTTCGTTTACGATTAAAGCCAGATGGAAAATTCGTTCTCTTTATCACCCGCAGGAACTGGCTCACACGTCCGCTTATCGGCCGATGGTGGCAAGCAAACCTTTATAGCAAGCAAGAACTTGAAGAGGCACTTCAAAAAGCAGGGTTCACTTCTGTGACCTTCTCCCAATTCCCAATGCCGTATCGTTTCCTCTCCCTTTGGGGCTACATTATCGAAGCGAAAAACTAG
- a CDS encoding HupE/UreJ family protein, whose amino-acid sequence MLSNLPGRCRGVSSTGTGNRLLWIFLTLGLLGLSTDVLAHAVAQDDKGYIQEITGINLISFIYLGAKHMVTGYDHLLFLLGVIFFLYQMKHIAIYVSLFALGHSTTMLLGVYFNVGINSYIIDAIIGLSIVYKALDNIGAYQRWFGFQPNTKAATLIFGFFHGFGLSTKIIEYDISQDGLIPNLLAFNVGVEIGQLIALAMILIVISFWRKTDGFFRHAYTANVAMMSAGFLLFGYQLTGYFVA is encoded by the coding sequence ATGTTGTCAAACTTGCCTGGCCGATGCCGTGGTGTGTCCTCAACGGGCACAGGCAATCGTCTACTCTGGATATTTCTAACTTTGGGCTTGCTGGGTCTGAGTACCGATGTACTCGCTCATGCCGTCGCCCAGGACGACAAGGGGTACATCCAGGAAATTACCGGGATAAACCTTATTTCGTTCATCTATCTGGGGGCCAAACACATGGTCACCGGATATGACCACCTGCTGTTCCTGCTGGGTGTCATTTTCTTCCTCTACCAGATGAAGCACATCGCGATCTACGTGAGCCTGTTTGCCTTGGGGCATTCCACCACGATGCTGCTGGGGGTTTACTTCAACGTGGGCATCAATAGTTACATCATTGATGCGATTATCGGTCTGTCCATCGTCTACAAGGCACTGGACAACATCGGTGCCTATCAGCGGTGGTTTGGTTTCCAGCCCAACACCAAAGCCGCCACGTTGATTTTCGGGTTCTTCCATGGCTTTGGTCTGTCCACCAAGATCATCGAATACGACATCTCACAGGACGGCCTGATTCCGAACCTCCTCGCCTTCAATGTGGGCGTGGAAATCGGACAATTGATCGCCCTGGCCATGATCCTGATTGTCATCAGCTTCTGGCGAAAAACCGACGGATTTTTCCGCCATGCCTACACCGCCAACGTGGCCATGATGAGTGCAGGTTTTCTGCTCTTTGGCTATCAGCTCACCGGTTACTTCGTCGCCTGA